Genomic DNA from Paenibacillus sp. KS-LC4:
AAGGCGAATACGGGTGATCCTCAATTAATGCTTCGATATAGCCGCTTTCCAATACACCGTCTATGTCGATTCCTTCGATGCGATGTCGAACTTCTTCGACAAGCGAATGATTGGCTATGCCGTCAATATGAGCGATGACTACTTCAGTTTTTGTGTAGCGCCCAACCTGAATGGAGTTTAGCTTTAGGGCAGCATCTTTAATTTTGCGCCGCAGCATGGAGGTATTGACGCTCATCGTCTCGGTAAAGCCTTCGCGCGGACCGCGAATAATGGATTCTGCCGCCGGTTCCTCGATGCCGCGTTGTTTCCAGCCGGACAAATTAATGGCGATGCCAAATGGCAGATGATTGATGAGCAGCGCAGCGCTTCCGGTCGAAATATATTGAAGAAGCTCGTTAAAGGATGTAGCGATGGAAAGCTGACTCGTCGAGACAACAGAGCGGATATAGGCAAAATCAAGCTCAGACGCTTCGGTTCGGGTTTGCAGCAGCGGAGCAAGAATGTGCAGGTCGATGAGCGTTTCGTTAACCATACCATCAATAAATAAAAGAAAAGCCTCGGTCTTCCCGGCAATCGGGAAGGTCCGGCTTTTAATATCAACGGAGCCATTATAAATCGTGTTGAGAATTTCGATATTGGCTGCTAGCTCGGTGCTGAAAGGCATCAGCCGGTAATCCATTATGTCAACCATCGTTATTCTCCCTGAATTAATAGAGTGGTTAAAGCTGAATAAGTTAAGGATATATTTACCGACAGCTTTATTTTTTATTCTGCTGCTTAGGTAGGAGGGGCAAAAAGGGGCTGCTGGCAGGCAGTAAAAAAAAGCAGCGCTCTCTTGAGAGAACGCTGCTTAAATCCGGATTAACAGGTTGGGCTAAATCAATGGTGCATCAATATTAATGGAAATGAGCACAATGGCTTTATCCTCGCCAATATTTTTGGCATAGTGGGGCATGCAGGCTTTCCAGCTAAAGGAATCGCCTGCGTAGATGGTCGCCGATTCGTCCCCCTGCTCGACGTAGAGCGTGCCGGAGAGAAGGAAGTGAATTTCTTCCCCCGCATGGGCATGCTCCTCTGCCGTCGAGGCGCCAGGCTCAAGCTCGACCAGCATCATCTTGACAGAGCCGCGCTCGCTAAGCTGCTCGACCTTCATCTTCCCGCCACTGTACAAAGTGTGCCGACGCTCATCCTTGCGTAAAATCTGCATCCGCTCATCGTTTTTGAGGAGCAGGAAGGCGAGCGGAACATTCAATGCTCCGGCAATATGATCAAGCGTAGAGATGGATGGCGAGGTTTTGTTATTTTCTACTTGGCTTAGGAACCCTTGCGATAATCCGGTAAGCTCCGCAACCTGTTGGATGGAGAGTTGTTTTTTTTTGCGAATAGAGCGAATCGTATTGCCAATATCCATGAGTACCTCCTGAAACATAGGCTGCCTCTTAACCGATGTCGTTAAGCTGTGGCGGTTGAGCCTGTGTATGTGGCTTAAGCTTCATCCATCGTAGCAAATGTTTTATTGACTTGCCAGCATTTACGTGATAATATTTCTCATATAAAACATATATTCTTATAACAAATATATCAGATAAAGAGGCGATGGACAATGACTATTTCCATTCATCCAGCTGCACATATTGGATATGTGAAGCTTAAAGTAAGTAATATGGAGCGCTCGCTCCTTTTTTATAAAGCGGTTGTTGGCTTTAAGGAGCTTTCCCGAAGCGGGAACGAAGTGCAGCTGACGGCTGACGGCAAGCGTCCGCTGCTCATCTTGCAGGAGCAGCAGGGTGCGGTTGTGCTGCCGGAGCGTGCAGCTGCGGGGCTGTATCATTTTGCGATTTTATTGCCGAGCCGTGAAGCGCTGGGGCTTGCTTTGCGTAATTTGGCAAGCCATAATGTGCCGGTTGGGCAGGGCGACCATTTGGTTAGCGAAGCGCTCTATTTCAATGATCCAGACAACAATGGCATAGAAATTTACCGTGATCGCCCCCGCGAGCAATGGGAGAAGCTGGAGGGCGGCGGCTACAGAATGACGACTGATCCCGTTGACATTCAGGGTCTGCTGGAGGCTTCCGAAGGCAAGGCTTGGAATGGCCTGCCGGAAGGCACGGTTATTGGGCATGTGCATTTGCATGTGAGCCATCTGCCTCAAGCCGAGCAGTTTTATTGCGACACATTAGGCTTTGATATTATTTTCAACATGGGCGGGTCCGCTTTGTTCATCTCGGCAGGCGGCTATCATCATCACCTTGGCTTGAATACATGGGCAGGCGTAGGTGTACCAGCCGCTCCAGCAAATGCGGCAGGACTGGACTACTACACGATAGTGCTTCCTGATCAAGCAGCGATGGATGAAGTGCTGGATAGACTGAGGCAAAAGCAAATACAATTCAGCAAGCAGGCAGATGGCTGGATGGTTACAGATCCTTCGGGCATTTCCAGTTTGCTGACGATTGGTGGATAAGCAGCTATGGAGAAGCAATTGGGGGAGCCGCAAGGCGGAATTGAAATTGGTATTTATACGTTAGGCGATATATTGCCCGATCCTCATACGGTGGAAACGATAAGCGTGAAGCAGCGGATTCAGGACATTATTGCCGCGGCAAAGCTTGCAGATGAGGGAGGGCTCGACATTTTCGGGCTGGGCGAGCATCATCGCCATGATTTTGTCGTTTCGGCAACGCCAGTTATGCTGGCAGCTATTGCCCGGGAAACGAAGCGTATTAAGCTGACTAGTGCAACTACCGTGCTCAGTACGGTTGATCCGGTGCGCTTATTTGAGGATTATGCGACGCTGGATTTATTATCGGATGGCCGTGCGGAAATTATTGCGGGACGCGGAGCATTCGTCGAATCGTTCCCGCTGTTTGGCTATGAATTGAGCGATTATGATGAGCTGTTTAGCGAAAATCTGGAGCTGTTCGGCGAGCTAAGCCGCCAGGATACGGTCACCTGGCAGGGCAAGCATCGCCCCGCACTCCGGGCCGCTGCAATTGCCCCACGTCCGGTTCAGCCGCAAATTCCGGTATGGGTGGGCGTAGGCGGTTCGCCGCAGAGCGCTGTACGCGCGGGTGAATTCGGCCTTGGCATGATCATGGCGATTCTTGGCGGCTCACCAGACAGATTCAAGCCGCTCGTAGATATTTATCGCGAAACGGGAAAGGCGTCTGGCTTTGATGCAGCGAGCCTGAAGGTTGGTGTCACCGGTCACGGCTATATTGCGAAGGACAGTCAGCAGGCGCGTGCGGAATATTATCCCTACTACACGAATTATTGGTGGCATATGAACCGCCAACGCGGCAGCGACTTCCGCATGACGCAGGAGGAGTTCGCCGAAATGACGGCACCCGATCAGGCCTTGTTTGTCGGGAGTCCAGAGGAAATAGCGGAGAAAATCATTCGTCAGCATGAGCTGTTCGGACATCAGCGTTTTATCGCCCAGCTCGATATTGGCGGCATTCCATATGCCAAGGTTGCGGAAAGCATCGAGCTATTAGCTGGTAAGGTCGCGCCTATCGTGCGTGCAGCGACAAAAACGAAATCATAAATCATAATTTAAGCCTGATTTTTGCTCATTTTGACGAAAGCTGGCGCATAACGATCCTTCATTCATAGATTCATTGACAATCTGGCAGGCGCTGCTTTACGGCGTTTGCCAGATTTTTTTTGTCTTGCTCCAAAATATTTTTAATAATCAGACGGTTCTACAATTTTCTCGTAAATGATCCTTTACAATAGATTTTAGCGAGCATAGAAATACATATTTATGGATTAAAAGGGAATTTGTGATACGAAAGTAGAGAGGAGGCAAGGTGCGGTTTTAAGTAGAGGACAAAGAAAATAGGAGGGATTTCATGCAGCAATGGTATAAACGCAAAACAAGTCGCAATAAGCAATTATCTATTTTAATCGTCATGTCGCTTTTGCTCACCTTATTATTTCCAGCAGGGGCAATGGGGGCGGAGGCGGCGCCGCAAAGTGTTAAATCTTCCATTGTGTCCGAGCAGCTGAAGCTGCCGAAATTCGTCTATGAGCAGGTTGATTCAGCCGGCAAGAAGGAGTCGGCAGGGCTGCTTGGCGCGCAGGGGGAGCAGCGCTTTAAGGTGGAGGCGACAGACTCTGCTGCAAACGGAACAACACCACTGCTCAGTACGCCGCAAAACTATGTGCCGCAATCGGACAGCGGCAAGACGATCAGCGTCATTGTAGAGCTGGTATCCGATCCAATTGCCGTGCAGAGCGTCAAGGCACAGCAAGGTCAGGCCAAGTCGATTGCCGGCTATCAGACGATGGTGAAGCAGGAGCAATCCAGCTTTGCTGCTGCTGCAAGGAAGCTGAATGTGAAGCTTGGGCGTCAGTACCAGCAAATTTTCAATGGCTACTCGGTACAGGTTCCGGCAAATCAGGTGGACAAGCTGCTTACTTTGCCTGGCGTGAAGGCGATCTATCCGAACTCGGAAATTATCATTGAGCCGCAGCCAAGCGTGGAGGCCAAAATGGACGAGAGTGCTCCATTTATCGGCACCCCTGTTTATTGGGACAGCGGCCTAACAGGGGCAGGCATTAAGGTTGGGGTTATTGATAGCGGTATTGACTATCTCCATCCAAGCTTAAAGGATGCTTATAAGGGCGGCTATGATTTTGTCGACAATGATAATGATCCGTATGAGACGCTTCCCGATCCGAATGATGCCGAGGTGGCAACCTCCCATGGCACGCATGTGGCTGGCACCGTGGCAGGGCGTGGAGATCCGGAAAACCCGGATGGCGAAAGCGGATGGGTAAAAGGCGTTGCATACGGTGCAGATATTTATGCTTACCGCGTGCTGGGACCGAAAGGCAGAGGCTCGACCGAAAATGTTATCGCCGCGATGGAACGCTCGGTTATCGACGGCATGGATATCATTAATCTTTCGCTTGGCGATGACTTTAATGATCAGTTCGAGGCGAGCGCCGTCGCGCTGAATAATGTGATGCTGGCAGGCGTTGTAGCGGTTGCGGCGAACGGCAATGATGGACCTGAGCCTTATACGGTTGGCGTTCCGGCTACAGCGGAGCTGGCGATTTCCGTTGGAGCCTCTACGCCTCCGCTTTCTGTGCCTGTGCTGACAGGAAGCGGAGTAGGTACCATTTATGGCGGCTATATGACCTACTCCCCTGAGCTTGGCAATCTCGAAAATAATGCTCTGGAGCTTGTGTATGCGGGATTAGGAACAGCGGAGGATTTCATTGGCAAAGATGTAACGGATAAAGCTGCACTCATTTCACGCGGCTCTATTACTTTTGGCGAGAAGGCGCTGAATGCCTTAAATGCCGGAGCTGCGGCTGTCATTATTTATAACAATGCGACAGGAGGCTTCAGTGGAACGCTGAATGCGGGGGTCGATTATGTCCCTACGCTTAGCATTTCCAAGGAGGATGGACTTGCTTTGAAAGCGAAGGTTGACGCGGCTGCCGGGTCTGGCGGGTATGCAATCAACTTTGGCATAACAGTAGAACAGGATATGATGGGTGATTTCAGCTCGCGCGGTCCATCACTGCCGGGTCTGGCTATTAAGCCGGATATTTCGGCGCCAGGTGTAGCCATTCGTTCATCCGTGCCTGCTTATGGCGGCGATTATACGGATGCTTACGAAAATAAGCAAGGCACGAGCATGGCGAGTCCTCATATTGCAGGCGCTGCGGCTTTGCTGCTTCAAAAGGAAAGAGGACTTACTCCATTTGAGGTAAAAGGGTTGCTGATGAACAATGCGAAGAAGCTGGCAGATCGCAGCGGTGAGCGTTATTCGCATATGGATCAAGGGGCAGGACGGATTGATCTGGAGCAAATTTCTAATGCAAAAGCGATAGCGCTCGTGGAGGAAACGACAATTGCAGTAGCAGGCGCTGCCGCTACGTCTTATTTGACGGGCAGCTTATCTTTTGGAGCGTTAGCTCCAGGAGATGAATCGGCGAAAACGATCCAAGTAAAGGATATTTCTGGCACGGCCAGCTCTTATGCGGTATCGACGATATGGTACGGCGAGGCGGCAGGAGAGCTGAGCGTTAGTGAAGATACGTTCGCGGTGGCGGCAGACGATACAGCTTCCTTCGATGTAGCGCTGCAGGTAGCTGAAGCAGCGGAGGAAGGTCGTTACGAGGGTGAAGTCGTCATTCAGGGTGGAGGGCAGACTATACAGCTTCCACTCGCTGTCTATGTAGGCGACGTGGAGCTTCCGGCAAAAGTATCGGAAATTACGCTTGAACCGTTTCTCTTCTCGCCAAATGGTGATGGTGCAGCGGATACGACCGACCTTAAGTTCCGTGTAAATGCTACGCTGCCGTATTTTTCACTTGATGTTTATGAGGTTTCGGGAAGCAATTTGTCCTGGAAAGGGGTCATTGTGGAAAATGCGCAGGGCATTTCCCCGGGCAGCTACATCGTTGAAGGCTGGGACGGAGAAATATTGACGTCTCGCGGCCCTCAGCAGCTTGGTGAAGGACATTATGTCGTCGTGCCTTGGATCGGTTTTGGGTCAGAAGACTTTTTGCTTGACCAGCTTGCCGAATTTGTCGTGGATGTGCAGGCTCCTGTTGCACAACTGGCTGACCCGTCCATTGTGGTTACAGGCAATGACGGTGTGATTAGCGGACGAATAATCAGTGACCGCCTCATTACGTTGTTCGGGGATTATTCGGCAGTTGGCGCTGCTGCCGTCGCTGAGGATGCCAACGGCGATTTACAGCAGTATGATGCGACGATCGCAGCAGACGGGCGCTTCGAGATTTCGGTGCCTATTGTGCAAGGAAGCAACACGTTTGACGTGTATGTGTATGATGCCGCCGATAATGGCGTCTTGGAGCCAGCCTTTGTTGTCAACTATGAGAGTGCGAATGAGCAGCCTGCCACATTGGCAGCTGTTGCTTCAAAGACTAGTGTGCGCACGGGTGAAACCTTTGATATTGATGTGAATTTTGAGCATGTAAAGGGTCTATATGCGGCGCAGTTCAGCTTGACCTATGACAGCGCTCTAGTAAAAGGCTCGGTTACGCCAAGCGTTACGCTGTCCACCTACCAGCAGCAGGTCAGCCCTGGCGGATCGCTTATCGTAAATGAGACGGTTGTTGATCTCGGCAATGGCAGTGCGAGAAGCGACTATGTCCTATCGTTGACCGGGGATCACAGCGGTTATAGCGGCTCCGGTACACTGGCAACGTTCCATTTTTCCAGCGGCAGCTCAGGAAAACGAGATTTTAAGCTGTCCAATGTTCGGGCCTTGAACAGCGATACGCAAGAAATTACTTATAGCAGTGTGAGCGATGCTTCTGTGACGGTGACGCAGGGTCCTACCGAGCCAGAGCATCGGATTACAGGCAAAATAACGGCTGAAGCTCTCGGCAGCAGTGTGAATTATGGCGAGACGTGGTACCAAGGTGCCGATGGTGTGCATAAAGTTGTCGTAGAGGCGATTACAGCAAGCAAGGAGGTTGCAGCTGTTGGTGAAGTGAAGGCGGATGGAAGCTATACGCTGCTTGTTCCAGCGGGTACTTATACCGTGCGTGTAGTCGTGCCAGGCCATGTGGCTTCGGCGTCTTCGGTGACGGTGGCAGGCGAGGATACGACGCTTAATGTCGGACCGCTTCAGGCGGGCGATGTGAATAGCGACGGTAAAATTGATCTTGCCGATCTCCAGCTTGTCGCCAAGCAGTTCGGCAAGTCGCGGAATACAACTTGGGCCAATGCGCCAGCAAGCGCAGCTGACATTAACCGGGATAACGCGGTTGACCTGCTTGATATTTCCTTTATTTTAGGCAACTTCAAGCTGTAAGAGGCAAGAAGTAAGAAGTAAGTGGTAAAGAGCAAGAGACGGATTATAAAACGGCAGTGAAACATGGAAGGGGAGCGCGATTGGCTCCCCTCCTTATTTTTAGAATGAGGTATAGGCGCAAGAAGTCGAAGACAGGAGAGATGAATATGAGAGGGAGTCAGCATTCAAAATGGTTGTCATTAATGGGGCTAAGCCTGCTGGTCACTGCATGGCTTGGTACGGCAGCGGCATCGGGAGCAGAGAAGGCGGAAGCAGACAAGCTGCCGCAAATTCGTATTGTTCCTTCTGCGGATCAGGTGAAGATTGGCGATGTGTTCGAGGTCGCTGTATGGCTCCAAGGCTTTAAGGGGAGCTACGGTGGGGTTCAAGGCTATGAGGTACATATGAAATACGATTCAAAGCGAATAGCGCCTGTAGTTGAAAACGAGGCGGGGGCGCTGCTGCGGCCAGCGGTGTTTGCAGCTTCGGCGAGTCCCATGCAACTGCTGAACAAGCTTGATGCCGCAGCAGGCCTTATTCAAATTGCCGAGGCGACGGCCCAGCGAGGCCCGGCATTATTTTCAGGCTACGGAAAGCTGGGCAGTCTGACCTTTAAGGCAGAGAAGGAGGGAGCTGCTGTTTTCAGCTTGGCGAAGTCGATTATTATTTTGCCGGATAATCCGGGGCTGAATATTCAGCATCGAGTAAATGAGCCGGTCGTCAGCATTGGCGCAGAATTAGTCAAGGAAGGCGCGACGAAGGTCGTCGGACAAGCGCCTGCGAAAGTGGAAGCGCGGTTGACGGTCGAGCAGCGCCTCAAGCAATTCAACGACTATGAGGCGGTTGCGAAGCTGAAGTGGGCTTCGGCAGCTGTTGGGGAGCTTGCGCTTGCGCAGGTGATGCAAGGGACGGCAGCTGGCGCCTTTGAGCCGGGGCGCCTCATGACGCGGGCAGAGTTCGCGAAGGCCGCTGTGCTTGCATTCGAGCTGGATATGAAGCAGCAATCCATGCCTACCTTTACCGATGTGCGCAAAGGCGATTGGTCATACGACTATGTAGAGACAGCCGCGGCAAATGGTCTGCTGCAAGGTGTAGAGCGGCCGCAAGGCAGTGTTTTTCTGCCGAATCAGTCGATTACGCGGGCGGAAATTGCCGCCGTGCTGTCGCGGGAGCTTAAGGCGCTCGGCCCGGTCGAGCCAGCAGGTGAACAGGAAAAGGCTGCATCTGGTGTGCATCCGTTTAGCGATATTAGCGGCCACTGGGCGGAGCAGGACATTGCCTATTTGTACGAGCTAAAGCTGCTGCAAGGACGGACGGACAAGCTTTTTGCTCCGGGCGACCATGCAGTGCGAGCGGAGGTCAGCGTACTGCTGCACCGCGTGATGGAGCGTCTGAACGGACATTAGCTATTCGCATCGACTAAGGTAAGGAAGCCCCTTCCACGCCAAAAAAACCTCTGCCACACGGGAGAGGTTTTTTGGCAATCCATGCTTTATACCGGAATCATAAGTAAAATAATCGAAAATAGCGAGAAGCAAACGCTGATGAGAAACAGAAACGACAGCACTTGTCCGGGTTTGAGCCCGGAATGCAGCAGGCGGTAATGAACCTGTGTCGCATCTGCTTGGTAGATGGGCTTGCCTTGAATCATACGCTTGATTACGACGAAAATATTATCGAAGATCGGCACGCCAAGCGCCAAAATCGGAATGAAAATCGACAGCACAGTCGCCTGCTTGAAGGCGCCGTCAAGTGCAATGACCCCAAGCATAAAGCCGAGGAACGTCGCCCCAGCGTCACCCATAAATATTTTGGCCGGAGGCTTATTGTAGCGCAGGTAAGCAATTGCTGCTCCAATCAAAATAATAGCCAGCATCGCGGAATCGCTTTGCCCCTTGGCAAGAGCCACAATAAACAGCGTCACAGCTGAAATCGTAGAAAGGCCGCCCGCCAAGCCGTCCATGCCATCGGAGAAGTTAATAACGGTCGTTACCCCGAAAATCCATAAAATCGTCAATACGAATTGCAGGGCATAAGGCAGATTGACGAATTCCCCGCTGAGCGGATTGTAGAAGCCCTCGAAAGATACACCAGCGAAAAATACGATTGCCGCCGCCGACACTTGAACGAGCATCTTCGGCAATGACGGAAAATCCTTGCCATGCGTCTTGTACCAATCGTCAATTGTGCCAATAATGAGCAGCAAGATCGAGCTTATTATAATAGCGACTGTTTTCATTGTAATTTCATCTACGAATACTAAATACGTAGCCATAAAGCCGACAAAAATAGCATAGCTCGCCGTGAGTGGAATCGGCTCTTTATGTATTTTGCGTTCGACATCTTTGCGGGGCTTGTCCACAAAATCGATGCGGAAGGCAAGCTTGCGTAGCGGAGGGATAAGCAGCAGCACAATAAAGAATGACATTGCAAATGCAGCAGCGTAACTAATCGAGATCATCTCCTGAATGTATAAATATATAAAAATAGGCAGCAAAGCTAGCAATCTCTCAAACTATTAAAATGTTACAATAAACGAGTTTGAATAGCAAATTTTTGATAAATAGCTCATCATCCGTCGAAGTCCAGATCGTTCACCATTCGCCGGATTGTTCAATTGATATCGCTTACATAAATGCTAAAATAAGGGATGTGCGTTGCTGGTCTTAACCAGGCGTCGCATCATTATAAAGGAGGAGTTCAAGCATGGTGATTATGGGAAAAAGAAGTTTGATCGCTGTTTTGCTGCTTACTCTACTGCTTTCAATTGCTGCCGGAGCGATTCCGGCGGGCCGCGCTGACGCTGCCAGCGTAAGTATTGTAAACGGGACGGATTGGAAGGACACCGCTGGCAACCCGATTCTTGCAAACAGCGGGAACATATTAAAAGTCGGCTCCACCTATTATTGGTATGGCGAGCATGCGACGGGCGGAACGTTCGATGCCGTTAACGTGTATTCATCAAGCGACCTCAAAAATTGGACCTTCCGCAGCAGCGTGCTGACCAAAACCTCGGCAGCGGAGCTGAATACGAGCAAGATCGAGCGCCCTAAGGTCATCTATAATGCTGCAACGGGCAAATATGTGCTCTGGATGCATTATGAAAATGGCAGCGATTATTCGCTCGCCCGCGTTGCCGTTGCGACGAGCTCTACACCAGATGGAGCATTTACGTATCAAGGCAGCTTCCGGCCGCTGAACTACGAGTCCCGGGATATGACGGTATTTGCCGATACCGATGGCAGTGCCTACCTCATTACTGCTTCGAGGAAAAATGGCGGTGCCAACGATACGATGGCGATTTTCAAGCTGAATGCCGATTACACGGGCGTCAGCAGCTTCGTCGGCTGGATTTATGAGAACGGTTACCGCGAAGCGCCCGCTGTTGTGAAGAAAAACAATACGTATTATTTGTTCACCTCGCAGGCTTCGGGCTGGTATCCGAACCAAGGCGGCTATTCCACAGCCTCGGCGATGAACGGCACATGGTCTGCGATCTCGCCCTTTGGCGATCCGGCGGCTTACAGCTCTCAGATTGAAAATATTATGACTGTGACGGGCAGCGCCGTCACCAGCTACATCTATATGGCGGACCGCTGGAATCCGCTCAATCTCAGTGACCACAAATTCATCTGGCTGCCGCTCACGCTGAATGATGCAAGCAATAGCGCCACGCTCAATTGGTATAGCTCCTGGGACATTGATGCTGGAACTGGCGCGGTCACGCTGCCCTCGCAAGTCAACCATGCGCTGGGCAAAACCGCGACCGCCAGCAGCATAGCCTCGGGAAGCAGCGCGGCAAATGGCAACGACGGCAACGCCCAAGTGTCATGGGCGGCTGCAAGCAACAGCTGGCCGGCATGGTGGCAGGTGGATTTTGGAGCACCGAAGACGATTACTGAGGTTGATATTTCGTGGTTTATGTATAAGGGCTCCGAGGGCTATTACAAATATAAAATCGAAATCAGCAATGACGGCGTGAACTATGCCGTCATTGACCGCACGACGAATACCGCATACGGCTTTACGACCGATGCGGTGCATTTTACAGCGCGTTATGTGCGAATTAATATGGTGAGTGCGGTGCTGTTCAACAATCCGGGCAACTGGTATACGCCAACGCTGCACGAGGTTCGGCTGCTCGGTCCGGCGACGGCGGAGGCGGCGGGCTACAGCACCTTTGAAGCGGGTGCTCTTGCTGGTTACCTAATTCGTCATAATAACTATGTTGGACGCGTTGATTCAGGTGTATCTCCGGCTGCCGATTCGCAGTTCCGAGTCGTACCGGGTCTTGCGAACGCGTCGTCCGTATCGCTGGAGTCGATGAATTACCCGGGCTATTTTTTTCGCCGAAATGCCAGCAATCAGATTGTGCTTCAGCAATATGACGGAACGGATGCGTTCAAACAGGATGCGACCTTCAACATCGTCAGCGGGCTTGGAGACAGCACGAAAATTTCCTTTGAATCGTACAGCCAGCCCGGCTATTACGTTCGCCATTACAACTATGTGCTGCGGCTGGACGCCTTGAGCGCCCTCAATACAACCATCTCTAAAAATGATGCAACGTTCAAACGAACGAACTTTTCGTAAAATCGTAGAGAGAAGCATAGACGAGGGCTGAAAAGAGGCAGGAAGAGGAGCAGGAACAAAGCTGAAAAGATAGGGGGAAATAGGGAGCAAGAGAGAAAAACTCAAGACACAAGACACAAGAGACAAGACACAAGACACAAGACACAAGACACAAGACACAAGACACAAGAGACAAGACACAAGAGACAAGACACAAGACACAAGACACAAGACACAAGAGACAAGACACAAGAGAAAGAGTGGGCTCCCCCTCTTTCTCTTGTTTTTATGAATGAAGGTAAGCATCCCCTTCTAAATCCGTGGAGAGATAGAGCTTCGTTAATCCTAGACTTACTTTAAAGCGGTCAGCGAAGATCCTTATAAATTTCCCGCATGACATGACCTAGCTCAGGAATGATAATGCGTTCGGCCGCCAGCCGAACTGCGCCGCTGGAGCCTGGCATGGAGAAAATCGCCGTATCCTCGTAAACGCCAGCAATCGCCCTGCTCAGAATTGCCGCCGTGCCGATATCCTCAGTAAAGCTCAAGTAGCGAAAAATCTCGCCAAATCCGTGCATTTCCTTATCGAGCAAATCCTTTACAGCCTCATAGGTCGTATCCCGCTTGGCAATGCCTGTACCGCCATTGAGCAAAATCGCCTCAACCGCCGGGTCCGAAGCTCCGCTGCGCAGTGCGGATTGGATTTCGCTGTATTCGTCCTTGACGATGGCGTAGCGCGTCGCCTGATAACCGCCTGCCTTGAGCAGCTCAATAAGCAGC
This window encodes:
- a CDS encoding MraY family glycosyltransferase — translated: MISISYAAAFAMSFFIVLLLIPPLRKLAFRIDFVDKPRKDVERKIHKEPIPLTASYAIFVGFMATYLVFVDEITMKTVAIIISSILLLIIGTIDDWYKTHGKDFPSLPKMLVQVSAAAIVFFAGVSFEGFYNPLSGEFVNLPYALQFVLTILWIFGVTTVINFSDGMDGLAGGLSTISAVTLFIVALAKGQSDSAMLAIILIGAAIAYLRYNKPPAKIFMGDAGATFLGFMLGVIALDGAFKQATVLSIFIPILALGVPIFDNIFVVIKRMIQGKPIYQADATQVHYRLLHSGLKPGQVLSFLFLISVCFSLFSIILLMIPV
- a CDS encoding AbfB domain-containing protein codes for the protein MGKRSLIAVLLLTLLLSIAAGAIPAGRADAASVSIVNGTDWKDTAGNPILANSGNILKVGSTYYWYGEHATGGTFDAVNVYSSSDLKNWTFRSSVLTKTSAAELNTSKIERPKVIYNAATGKYVLWMHYENGSDYSLARVAVATSSTPDGAFTYQGSFRPLNYESRDMTVFADTDGSAYLITASRKNGGANDTMAIFKLNADYTGVSSFVGWIYENGYREAPAVVKKNNTYYLFTSQASGWYPNQGGYSTASAMNGTWSAISPFGDPAAYSSQIENIMTVTGSAVTSYIYMADRWNPLNLSDHKFIWLPLTLNDASNSATLNWYSSWDIDAGTGAVTLPSQVNHALGKTATASSIASGSSAANGNDGNAQVSWAAASNSWPAWWQVDFGAPKTITEVDISWFMYKGSEGYYKYKIEISNDGVNYAVIDRTTNTAYGFTTDAVHFTARYVRINMVSAVLFNNPGNWYTPTLHEVRLLGPATAEAAGYSTFEAGALAGYLIRHNNYVGRVDSGVSPAADSQFRVVPGLANASSVSLESMNYPGYFFRRNASNQIVLQQYDGTDAFKQDATFNIVSGLGDSTKISFESYSQPGYYVRHYNYVLRLDALSALNTTISKNDATFKRTNFS
- a CDS encoding molybdenum cofactor biosynthesis protein B, producing the protein MSTSVEQHREEAPKAVNCMVITVSDTRTPATDKSGTLLIELLKAGGYQATRYAIVKDEYSEIQSALRSGASDPAVEAILLNGGTGIAKRDTTYEAVKDLLDKEMHGFGEIFRYLSFTEDIGTAAILSRAIAGVYEDTAIFSMPGSSGAVRLAAERIIIPELGHVMREIYKDLR